A region of Rhodospirillaceae bacterium DNA encodes the following proteins:
- the nuoH gene encoding NADH-quinone oxidoreductase subunit NuoH, translating into MMVFWEGYALPALILIGWILLIVVPLLGGMALLTWYERKVLAAMMLRKGPNVVGPFGLLQPMADGLKLLMKETVIPSGANRAVFLFAPVLTFTLALIAWAVIPLGQSESGIWVISNINVGILYLFAISSLGVYGIIMAGWASNSRYAFLGALRSAAQMVSYEVSIGFVLITVLIVAGSLNLAEIVLAQQGGFWNWYWIPLAPMFVVFFISALAETNRHPFDLPEAEAELVAGYFVEYSAFPFALFFLGEYINMIMMSGITAVLFMGGWLPPLDVWWLNWIPGPIWLALKIAFLLFVFIWVRATLPRYRYDQLMRLGWKVFLPLSLIAVVAYSGVLLYAGWLPA; encoded by the coding sequence ATGATGGTGTTCTGGGAAGGCTACGCCCTGCCGGCGCTGATCCTGATCGGCTGGATCCTGCTGATCGTCGTGCCGCTATTGGGCGGCATGGCCCTGCTCACCTGGTACGAGCGCAAGGTCCTGGCCGCCATGATGCTGCGCAAGGGGCCGAACGTGGTCGGTCCGTTCGGCCTGCTCCAGCCGATGGCCGACGGCCTCAAGCTGCTGATGAAGGAGACGGTGATTCCGTCCGGCGCCAACCGGGCGGTGTTCCTGTTCGCGCCGGTCCTGACCTTCACCCTCGCCCTGATCGCCTGGGCGGTCATCCCGCTGGGCCAGAGCGAGAGCGGCATCTGGGTCATCTCCAACATCAATGTCGGCATCCTCTATCTCTTCGCGATTTCCTCGCTCGGCGTGTACGGCATCATCATGGCCGGCTGGGCGAGCAATTCGCGCTACGCCTTTCTCGGCGCCCTGCGCTCGGCGGCGCAGATGGTGTCCTACGAGGTCTCCATCGGCTTCGTGTTGATCACGGTGCTGATCGTAGCCGGCTCGCTCAACCTTGCGGAGATCGTGCTCGCCCAGCAGGGCGGCTTCTGGAACTGGTACTGGATCCCGCTGGCGCCGATGTTCGTGGTGTTCTTCATCTCCGCGCTGGCCGAGACCAACCGCCATCCCTTCGACCTGCCGGAGGCCGAGGCCGAACTGGTCGCCGGCTATTTCGTCGAATATTCCGCCTTTCCCTTCGCCCTGTTCTTCCTGGGCGAATACATCAACATGATCATGATGAGCGGCATCACCGCCGTCCTGTTCATGGGCGGCTGGCTGCCGCCGCTCGACGTCTGGTGGCTGAACTGGATTCCGGGGCCGATCTGGCTCGCCCTGAAGATCGCGTTCCTGCTGTTCGTCTTCATCTGGGTGCGCGCGACGCTGCCGCGCTATCGCTACGACCAGCTGATGCGGCTGGGCTGGAAGGTCTTCCTGCCCCTGTCCCTGATCGCCGTCGTGGCGTATTCCGGCGTGTTGCTGTACGCCGGCTGGCTGCCGGCCTAG
- the nuoL gene encoding NADH-quinone oxidoreductase subunit L — protein sequence MYVAAIFLPLLGAVIAGLFGRRIGDRASMYVTSGLLCVSAVLGAIILYEVGFAKTGPQEPIRLFTWMASGELSVDWALRFDTLAAVMVVVVTLVSAVVHVYSIGYMGHDPHKPRFFAYLSLFTFSMLMLVTAENFAQMFFGWEGVGLCSYLLIGFWYKRESANAAAIKAFLVNRIGDFGFALGIFAVFAIFGSLDFSTVLPAARELPGKEITTVGGYVIDGQTALDWTCILLFIGAMGKSAQILLHTWLPDAMEGPTPVSALIHAATMVTAGVFMVCRLSPMFEFAPLALATVVTVGALTAFFAATVGLVQNDIKRVIAYSTCSQLGYMFFAAGIGAYPVAMFHLMTHAFFKALLFLGAGSVIHGMSDEQDMRRMGGLWRKMQTTYILMWIGSLALAGVGIPFVFGFAGFYSKDLILEAAFGAHTGLGLFAFWMGIAAAIMTAFYSWRLIIMTFHGESRAPEDVQAHVHESPMVMLAPLFVLAFGSVFAGAIAVAWFAGHDWSGFWGDSIYMRAEGAILDAAHHVPAWVKVLPVVAGLAGIGLAYALYMLRPAWPKALAKQFRGLYYFLLHKWYFDELYDRLFVRPAMIVGRGLWQKGDGGTIDRFGPDGAAVATRGGSRLAALLQTGYVYHYAFAVLIGAFGFVSLFVFGLWG from the coding sequence ATGTATGTCGCCGCCATCTTCCTGCCGCTGCTCGGCGCCGTCATTGCGGGGCTGTTCGGCCGGCGCATCGGGGACCGGGCCTCGATGTATGTCACGTCCGGCCTGCTCTGCGTCTCCGCGGTGCTGGGCGCGATCATCCTGTACGAGGTCGGCTTCGCGAAGACCGGCCCGCAGGAACCGATCCGCCTGTTCACCTGGATGGCGTCGGGCGAGCTGAGCGTCGACTGGGCGCTGCGCTTCGATACGCTGGCCGCCGTCATGGTCGTCGTGGTGACGCTGGTCTCCGCCGTCGTCCATGTCTATTCGATCGGCTATATGGGCCACGATCCGCACAAGCCGCGGTTCTTCGCCTATCTCAGCCTGTTCACCTTCTCCATGCTGATGCTGGTGACGGCGGAGAACTTCGCCCAGATGTTCTTCGGCTGGGAAGGCGTCGGCCTGTGCTCCTACCTGCTGATCGGCTTCTGGTACAAGCGCGAGAGCGCCAACGCCGCCGCCATCAAGGCGTTCCTGGTCAACCGGATCGGCGATTTCGGCTTCGCGCTCGGCATCTTCGCCGTGTTCGCCATTTTCGGCTCGCTCGATTTCTCGACCGTGCTGCCGGCGGCGCGGGAGCTTCCCGGCAAGGAGATCACGACCGTCGGCGGCTATGTCATCGACGGCCAGACCGCGCTCGACTGGACCTGCATCCTCCTGTTCATCGGCGCCATGGGCAAGTCGGCCCAGATCCTGCTGCACACCTGGCTGCCCGACGCGATGGAGGGCCCGACGCCGGTTTCCGCGCTGATCCACGCCGCGACCATGGTGACGGCGGGCGTGTTCATGGTTTGCCGCCTGTCGCCGATGTTCGAATTCGCGCCCCTGGCGCTCGCGACGGTCGTCACGGTCGGCGCGCTCACCGCCTTCTTCGCCGCCACCGTCGGGCTGGTCCAGAACGACATCAAGCGGGTCATCGCCTATTCGACCTGTTCGCAGCTCGGCTACATGTTCTTCGCCGCCGGCATCGGCGCTTATCCGGTGGCCATGTTCCACCTGATGACCCACGCCTTCTTCAAGGCGCTGCTGTTCCTCGGCGCCGGCTCGGTCATCCACGGCATGTCGGATGAGCAGGACATGCGCCGCATGGGCGGCCTGTGGCGCAAGATGCAGACGACCTACATCCTGATGTGGATCGGCTCACTGGCGCTGGCCGGGGTCGGCATCCCCTTCGTTTTCGGCTTCGCCGGCTTCTATTCCAAGGACCTGATCCTCGAGGCGGCGTTCGGCGCCCATACCGGGCTCGGCCTGTTCGCCTTCTGGATGGGCATCGCCGCGGCGATCATGACCGCCTTCTATTCCTGGCGGCTGATCATCATGACCTTCCACGGCGAGAGCCGGGCGCCCGAAGACGTCCAGGCCCATGTCCACGAATCGCCGATGGTCATGCTGGCGCCGCTGTTCGTGCTGGCGTTCGGTTCGGTCTTCGCCGGCGCGATCGCCGTCGCCTGGTTCGCCGGCCACGACTGGAGCGGCTTCTGGGGCGACTCGATCTACATGCGCGCGGAGGGCGCGATCCTCGACGCCGCGCACCATGTGCCGGCGTGGGTAAAGGTGCTGCCCGTCGTCGCCGGTCTGGCCGGGATCGGGCTCGCCTATGCCCTGTATATGCTGCGGCCCGCCTGGCCGAAGGCGCTCGCGAAGCAGTTCCGCGGCCTCTACTACTTCCTGCTACACAAGTGGTATTTCGACGAGCTGTACGACCGGCTCTTCGTGCGCCCGGCCATGATCGTCGGCCGCGGCCTGTGGCAGAAGGGCGACGGCGGCACGATCGACCGCTTCGGCCCGGACGGCGCGGCGGTCGCGACCCGGGGCGGCTCGCGCCTCGCCGCCCTGTTGCAGACCGGCTACGTCTACCACTACGCCTTCGCCGTGCTGATCGGCGCCTTCGGCTTCGTTTCCCTCTTCGTCTTCGGGCTGTGGGGCTAG
- a CDS encoding NADH-quinone oxidoreductase subunit M, which translates to METWPLLSIVTFAPLVGALLILVMVRGDREATDRNARWLALWASLATFLISLLIWINFETGTADFQFVEKVAWFSFPGGYTLNYHMGVDGISMMFVLLSTLLTPLCILCSWEIKSRVREFMAAFLVLETFMVGTFCALDLVTFYVFFEGVLLPMFLIIGVWGGDRRVYSAFKFFLYTLLGSVLMLVAVMAMYFLSKSAGQGTTDIVDLLRFARETGFSPEAQKWLWLAFFASFAVKLPMWPVHTWLPDAHVEAPTAGSVILAGVLLKMGGYGFLRFSLPMFPDASVYFAPLVYTLSIVAIIYTSLVALAQEDMKKLIAYSSVAHMGFVTLGIFAATVQFSAGSLPDNLLGEQAVTGAMFQMLSHGIVSAALFLCVGVVYDRLHTRRIDRYGGLVHRMPRYAAVFMVFTLASVGLPGTSGFIGEFLVLFGVFQVNVWAAALAATGVILGAAYMLWLYRRIIFGELVKPDLMRMKDLHPREVAVFAPLVILVLWMGIWPEPFLDVFDASVKNLLTSFKAGACRVNEACFAAR; encoded by the coding sequence ATGGAAACCTGGCCGCTGCTCAGCATCGTCACCTTCGCCCCGCTGGTCGGGGCGCTGCTGATTCTCGTTATGGTGCGCGGCGACCGGGAGGCGACGGACCGCAACGCCCGCTGGCTCGCCCTGTGGGCCTCGCTCGCGACCTTCCTGATTTCGCTGCTCATATGGATCAACTTCGAGACCGGGACGGCGGACTTCCAGTTCGTCGAAAAGGTGGCCTGGTTCAGTTTCCCGGGCGGCTACACGCTGAACTACCACATGGGCGTGGACGGCATCTCGATGATGTTCGTCCTGCTGTCGACCCTGCTGACGCCGCTCTGCATCCTGTGCAGCTGGGAGATCAAGTCCCGGGTGCGCGAATTCATGGCGGCGTTCCTGGTGCTCGAAACCTTCATGGTCGGCACCTTCTGCGCCCTCGACCTCGTCACCTTCTACGTCTTCTTCGAAGGCGTGCTGCTGCCGATGTTCCTGATCATCGGCGTCTGGGGCGGCGACCGGCGGGTCTATTCGGCGTTCAAATTCTTCCTCTACACCCTGCTCGGCTCGGTCTTGATGCTGGTCGCCGTCATGGCGATGTATTTCCTCAGCAAGTCGGCCGGGCAGGGCACCACCGACATCGTCGACCTGCTCAGGTTCGCCCGGGAGACCGGCTTCAGCCCGGAAGCGCAGAAATGGCTGTGGCTCGCCTTCTTCGCCTCCTTCGCGGTGAAGCTGCCGATGTGGCCGGTCCATACCTGGCTGCCGGACGCCCATGTCGAGGCGCCGACGGCGGGCTCGGTCATCCTCGCCGGCGTGCTGCTGAAGATGGGCGGCTACGGCTTCCTGCGCTTCTCGCTGCCCATGTTCCCCGATGCCTCGGTTTATTTCGCACCGCTGGTCTACACGCTGAGCATCGTGGCGATCATCTACACGTCCCTGGTCGCGCTGGCCCAGGAGGACATGAAGAAGCTGATCGCCTATTCGTCGGTCGCCCATATGGGCTTCGTGACCCTCGGTATCTTCGCGGCGACCGTGCAGTTCAGCGCCGGCAGTCTGCCCGACAACCTGTTGGGCGAGCAGGCGGTGACCGGCGCGATGTTCCAGATGCTGTCCCACGGCATCGTCTCGGCCGCGCTCTTCCTCTGTGTCGGGGTGGTCTACGACAGGCTCCACACCAGACGGATCGACCGTTACGGCGGGCTGGTCCACCGTATGCCGCGCTACGCCGCCGTGTTCATGGTGTTCACCCTGGCCTCGGTCGGCCTGCCGGGCACGAGCGGCTTCATCGGCGAGTTCCTGGTGCTGTTCGGCGTTTTCCAGGTCAACGTCTGGGCTGCGGCGCTGGCGGCGACCGGCGTGATTCTCGGCGCCGCCTACATGCTGTGGCTCTACCGCCGGATCATCTTCGGCGAGCTGGTCAAGCCGGACCTCATGCGGATGAAAGACCTCCACCCGCGCGAGGTCGCGGTCTTCGCGCCGCTGGTCATCCTGGTGCTCTGGATGGGCATCTGGCCCGAGCCGTTCCTCGACGTGTTCGACGCGTCGGTGAAGAACCTGCTGACAAGCTTCAAGGCCGGCGCCTGCCGGGTCAACGAAGCCTGTTTCGCGGCACGGTAG
- a CDS encoding NADH-quinone oxidoreductase subunit D produces the protein MPDGRPAAGALQGSGQGSGQGSGLGSGPGDVEIKNLNLNFGPQHPAAHGVLRLVLEMDGEIVERADPHIGLLHRGTEKLIEHKTYLQAVPYFDRLDYVAPMNQEHAFALATETLLGLEVPPRGQAIRVLYAEIGRVLNHLLNVPAYAMDVGALTPFLWAFEEREKLMGFYERVCGARLHAAYFRPGGVHQDMPAGLIGDIRAWRAAFPKIVDDIETLLTENRIFKQRSVDIGVVTAKDALDWGFSGPMLRASGLAWDLRKAQPYDGYEAYDFDIPVGRNGDCYDRYLVRVEEMRQSLRIIDQALDRLETLDGPVAADDNKVTPPKRGEMKRSMEALIHHFKLYTEGYRVPAGETYTAVEAPKGEFGVYLVADGSNKPYRCKIRAPGLAHLQATEFMSKGHMLADVCAIVGSMDIVFGEVDR, from the coding sequence ATGCCTGACGGACGGCCGGCGGCGGGCGCCCTGCAGGGTTCAGGGCAGGGTTCAGGGCAGGGTTCCGGGCTGGGCTCCGGGCCCGGCGACGTCGAGATCAAGAATCTCAATCTGAATTTCGGGCCGCAGCATCCGGCGGCCCACGGCGTGCTGCGCCTGGTGCTGGAGATGGACGGCGAGATCGTCGAACGGGCCGATCCCCATATCGGCCTGCTGCACCGCGGCACCGAAAAGCTGATCGAGCACAAGACCTATCTCCAGGCCGTGCCCTATTTCGACCGGCTCGACTATGTCGCGCCGATGAACCAGGAGCATGCCTTCGCGCTGGCGACAGAGACGCTGCTGGGCCTCGAGGTTCCACCGCGCGGACAGGCGATCCGGGTGCTCTACGCCGAGATCGGCCGGGTACTCAACCATCTGCTCAACGTGCCGGCCTATGCCATGGACGTCGGCGCGCTGACGCCTTTCCTCTGGGCCTTCGAGGAGCGCGAGAAGCTGATGGGCTTCTACGAGCGGGTGTGCGGCGCGCGGCTCCACGCGGCCTATTTCCGGCCCGGCGGCGTGCATCAGGACATGCCGGCCGGCCTGATCGGCGACATCAGGGCCTGGCGCGCGGCCTTCCCGAAGATCGTCGACGATATCGAGACGCTGCTGACGGAAAACCGCATCTTCAAGCAGCGTTCGGTCGATATCGGCGTCGTCACGGCGAAGGACGCGCTGGACTGGGGCTTCTCGGGCCCGATGCTGCGCGCCTCCGGCCTCGCCTGGGACCTGCGCAAGGCGCAGCCCTACGACGGCTACGAGGCCTACGATTTCGACATTCCGGTCGGCAGGAACGGCGATTGCTACGACCGCTATCTCGTGCGCGTCGAGGAAATGCGCCAGAGCCTGCGCATCATCGACCAGGCGCTCGACCGGCTGGAGACACTCGACGGGCCGGTGGCGGCCGACGACAACAAAGTGACGCCGCCGAAGCGGGGCGAGATGAAGCGCTCGATGGAGGCGCTCATCCATCATTTCAAGCTCTATACCGAGGGCTACCGCGTCCCGGCCGGCGAGACCTACACGGCGGTCGAGGCGCCGAAGGGCGAGTTCGGCGTCTATCTGGTCGCCGACGGCAGCAACAAGCCCTACCGCTGCAAGATCCGGGCGCCGGGCTTAGCCCATCTCCAGGCGACCGAATTCATGTCGAAAGGCCACATGCTGGCCGACGTCTGCGCCATCGTCGGTTCCATGGACATCGTGTTCGGCGAGGTCGACCGGTGA
- the nuoG gene encoding NADH-quinone oxidoreductase subunit NuoG translates to MATITVDGSEYEVDGRLTLFQALQSIGKEVPHFCFHERLSIAGNCRMCLVEVEKAPKPVASCAQPIMDGMVVFTDSEKTIKARKGVMEFLLINHPLDCPICDQGGECDLQDQAMAYGHDRTRFEENKRAVHDKEMGPLVKTIMTRCIHCTRCIRFAEEVAGVEEIGALHRGEHMEIATYLERSLTSELSGNVIDLCPVGALTSKPYAFTARSWELRKTESVDVMDAVGSNIRVDSRGAEVMRVLPRLNDDINEEWISDKTRFACDGLKRQRLDRPYVRRDGRLEPASWSEAFAAIAGRIAKTGGAGMAAIAGDQADCEAMIALKDLFAACGSENIDCRQDGAKVDPAVRASYLFNSRIAGSDEADALLLIGANPRIEAAVLNARIRRRWRAGGFRIGLIGEAADLTYRLDHLGAGAETLAALAGGDHGFADVLGRAERPMLIVGPGVLARDDGAAMLGLARRAAERFGMVGDGWNGFNVLHTAASRVGGLDLGFAPGPGGRDTVAILDGAQTGEIGLVWLLGADEIDMERLGKSFVVYQGHHGDAGAGRADVILPGAAYTEKSATYVNVEGRPQRTALAIFPPGDAREDWTIVRAFSEVAGHTLPYDSLAQVRARLADANPVFDAVDEIVPAEWEGFGGDISDAALDPAPFRSPVGNFYMTDPIGRCSETMAQCTQMRRSLDAGARTGTDG, encoded by the coding sequence ATGGCGACGATCACCGTTGACGGTAGCGAGTACGAGGTCGACGGCCGCCTGACCCTGTTTCAGGCGCTGCAGTCGATCGGCAAGGAAGTGCCGCATTTCTGCTTCCACGAGCGGCTGTCGATCGCCGGCAACTGCCGCATGTGCCTAGTCGAGGTGGAGAAGGCGCCCAAGCCGGTGGCGTCCTGCGCGCAGCCGATCATGGACGGCATGGTCGTATTCACCGATTCGGAGAAGACGATCAAGGCCCGCAAGGGCGTGATGGAATTCCTGCTGATCAACCATCCGCTCGACTGCCCGATCTGCGACCAGGGCGGCGAATGCGACCTGCAGGACCAGGCGATGGCCTACGGCCACGACCGAACCCGCTTCGAGGAAAACAAGCGGGCGGTGCACGACAAGGAGATGGGGCCGCTGGTCAAGACCATCATGACCCGCTGCATCCATTGCACCCGCTGCATCCGCTTCGCCGAGGAGGTCGCCGGCGTCGAGGAGATCGGCGCGCTCCACCGCGGCGAGCATATGGAGATCGCGACCTATCTCGAACGCTCGCTGACCTCCGAACTGTCGGGCAACGTCATCGACCTGTGCCCGGTCGGCGCGCTGACCTCCAAGCCCTACGCCTTCACGGCGCGGTCGTGGGAGCTGCGCAAGACCGAATCGGTCGACGTGATGGACGCGGTTGGCTCCAACATCCGGGTCGACAGCCGCGGCGCCGAGGTCATGCGCGTGCTGCCGCGGCTCAACGACGACATCAACGAGGAGTGGATCTCCGACAAAACGCGCTTCGCCTGCGACGGGCTGAAACGGCAGCGGCTCGACCGGCCCTATGTCCGCCGCGACGGCAGGCTGGAGCCCGCCTCTTGGTCCGAAGCCTTTGCCGCGATCGCCGGCCGGATCGCGAAGACCGGCGGCGCGGGCATGGCGGCGATCGCCGGCGACCAGGCCGACTGCGAAGCCATGATCGCGCTGAAAGACCTGTTTGCCGCCTGCGGCTCGGAGAATATCGACTGCCGCCAGGACGGGGCGAAGGTCGATCCGGCGGTGCGCGCGAGTTACCTGTTCAACAGCCGGATCGCGGGAAGCGACGAAGCCGATGCCCTGCTGCTGATCGGCGCCAACCCCCGAATCGAGGCCGCGGTGCTCAACGCCCGCATCCGGCGGCGCTGGCGGGCTGGCGGTTTCCGGATCGGCCTGATCGGCGAGGCGGCGGACCTGACCTACCGCTTAGACCATCTCGGCGCCGGCGCGGAGACGCTGGCCGCGCTCGCCGGCGGCGACCACGGTTTTGCCGATGTGCTGGGACGGGCCGAACGGCCGATGCTGATCGTCGGACCGGGCGTGCTGGCGCGCGACGACGGTGCCGCGATGCTCGGGCTGGCGCGCCGGGCGGCGGAACGCTTCGGCATGGTCGGCGACGGCTGGAACGGCTTCAACGTCCTGCACACGGCAGCGTCGCGGGTCGGCGGGCTCGATCTCGGCTTCGCGCCGGGGCCGGGCGGCCGCGACACCGTCGCGATCCTCGATGGCGCGCAAACGGGCGAAATCGGCCTGGTCTGGCTGCTCGGCGCGGACGAGATCGACATGGAGCGCCTCGGCAAATCTTTCGTCGTCTACCAGGGCCATCACGGCGACGCCGGCGCGGGGCGGGCCGACGTCATCCTGCCGGGCGCGGCCTATACCGAGAAAAGCGCGACCTATGTGAATGTCGAGGGCCGGCCGCAACGGACGGCGCTGGCCATCTTCCCGCCCGGCGATGCGCGCGAGGACTGGACCATCGTTCGCGCGTTCTCGGAGGTGGCGGGACACACGCTGCCTTACGATTCGCTGGCCCAGGTCCGCGCCCGGCTGGCCGACGCCAACCCGGTCTTCGACGCGGTTGACGAAATCGTGCCGGCCGAATGGGAGGGCTTTGGCGGCGATATTTCCGACGCTGCCCTTGATCCCGCGCCGTTCCGCTCGCCGGTCGGGAATTTCTACATGACCGACCCGATCGGCCGCTGCTCGGAGACCATGGCGCAATGCACGCAGATGCGCCGGTCGCTCGACGCCGGCGCACGCACGGGCACGGACGGGTAG
- a CDS encoding NADH-quinone oxidoreductase subunit J, with product MILQALAFYLFAFIAVAAAVMVVTARNPVHSVLFLVLTFFNAAGLFVLTGAEFLAMILVIVYVGAVAVLFLFVVMMLDINFVELREGFQRYLPVGGLIAAILLGEIVFVGGIWAVAPEVKGALTEKVPEGSALTNTEMLGRLLYTKYVYLFQLAGMVLFVAMVGAIVLTLRQRPGVRKQKIGEQVRRRREETVELKQVRPGEGV from the coding sequence ATGATCCTGCAAGCCCTCGCCTTCTACCTGTTCGCCTTCATCGCCGTGGCCGCCGCCGTCATGGTCGTGACGGCGCGCAACCCGGTCCATTCCGTGCTGTTCCTGGTGCTCACCTTCTTCAACGCCGCCGGGCTGTTCGTGCTGACCGGGGCCGAGTTCCTCGCGATGATCCTGGTGATCGTCTATGTCGGCGCGGTCGCGGTGCTGTTCCTGTTCGTCGTGATGATGCTGGACATCAACTTCGTCGAACTGCGCGAGGGCTTTCAGCGCTACCTGCCGGTCGGCGGCCTGATCGCGGCGATCCTGCTCGGCGAGATCGTCTTCGTCGGCGGCATCTGGGCGGTTGCGCCGGAGGTGAAGGGCGCGTTGACCGAGAAGGTGCCGGAGGGCAGCGCGCTCACCAACACCGAGATGCTCGGCCGGCTGCTCTACACCAAATACGTCTACCTGTTCCAGCTTGCCGGCATGGTGCTGTTCGTCGCCATGGTCGGCGCCATCGTGCTGACGCTGCGCCAGCGCCCCGGCGTGCGCAAGCAGAAGATCGGCGAGCAGGTCCGCCGCCGCCGCGAGGAGACGGTGGAACTGAAGCAGGTGCGGCCGGGGGAGGGCGTCTGA
- the nuoK gene encoding NADH-quinone oxidoreductase subunit NuoK, translating to MWEIGLAHYLTVAAILFTIGIFGIFLNRKNVIIILMSIELILLAVNINLVAFSWALEDLVGQIFAMFVLTVAAAEAAIGLAILVIYFRNRGSIAVEDVNVMKG from the coding sequence ATGTGGGAGATCGGCCTCGCGCACTATCTGACGGTCGCCGCGATCCTGTTCACCATCGGGATCTTCGGCATTTTCCTGAACCGAAAGAACGTCATCATCATCCTGATGTCGATCGAGCTGATCCTGCTCGCCGTCAACATCAACCTGGTCGCTTTCTCCTGGGCGCTGGAAGACCTGGTCGGCCAGATTTTCGCGATGTTCGTGCTGACCGTGGCCGCCGCCGAGGCCGCCATCGGGCTCGCCATCCTCGTCATCTACTTCCGCAACCGCGGCTCCATCGCGGTGGAAGACGTGAACGTGATGAAGGGCTGA
- the nuoF gene encoding NADH-quinone oxidoreductase subunit NuoF, with translation MLDDRDRIFTNLYGFEDWGLEGARRRGDWDQTAWFLEQGRAWICQQVKESGLRGRGGAGFPTGLKWTFMPPDDKRDGRPHYLVVNADESEPGTCKDRDIMRHDPHKLVEGCLIAGFAMGANTAYIYVRGEFYREGERLQAAVDQAYGAGLIGKNASGSGWDFDIHIHRGAGAYICGEETALLESLEGKKGQPRLKPPFPANAGLYGCPTTVNNVESIAVVPTILRRGAAWFAGIGRDARNTGTKLFCISGHVNTPCNVEEAMGIPFRELIEKHAGGVRGGWDNLLAVIPGGSSVPCLPADICQDLPMDFDTLAGFKSGLGTAAVIVMDRSTDIVDAICRLSKFYMHESCGQCTPCREGTGWMWRVMTRLVRGDADIGEIDMLEEVTYQVEGHTICALGDAAAWPIQGLIRHFRPELERRILERKVAA, from the coding sequence ATGCTCGACGACCGCGACCGCATCTTCACCAACCTCTACGGCTTCGAGGACTGGGGCCTCGAGGGCGCGCGCCGGCGCGGCGACTGGGATCAGACCGCCTGGTTCCTGGAACAGGGCCGCGCCTGGATCTGCCAGCAGGTCAAGGAATCGGGCCTGCGCGGCCGGGGCGGCGCCGGCTTCCCGACCGGGCTCAAATGGACCTTCATGCCGCCGGACGACAAGCGCGACGGCCGCCCGCACTATCTGGTCGTCAACGCCGACGAATCCGAACCCGGCACCTGCAAGGACCGGGACATCATGCGCCACGATCCGCACAAGCTGGTCGAAGGCTGCCTGATCGCCGGATTCGCGATGGGCGCCAACACAGCCTACATCTATGTCCGCGGCGAATTCTACCGCGAGGGGGAGCGGCTGCAGGCCGCGGTCGACCAGGCCTACGGGGCCGGGCTGATCGGCAAGAATGCCAGCGGCTCGGGCTGGGATTTCGACATCCACATCCATCGCGGCGCCGGCGCCTACATCTGCGGCGAGGAGACCGCGCTGCTGGAGAGCCTGGAAGGCAAGAAGGGCCAGCCGCGCCTCAAGCCGCCGTTCCCGGCCAACGCCGGCCTCTACGGTTGCCCGACCACGGTGAACAACGTCGAATCCATCGCCGTCGTGCCGACGATCCTGCGCCGCGGCGCCGCCTGGTTCGCCGGCATCGGCCGCGACGCGCGCAACACCGGCACCAAGCTGTTCTGCATTTCCGGCCATGTGAACACGCCGTGCAACGTCGAAGAGGCGATGGGCATCCCGTTCCGCGAGCTGATCGAGAAACACGCCGGCGGCGTGCGCGGCGGCTGGGACAACCTGCTGGCCGTCATTCCCGGCGGCTCCTCGGTGCCCTGCCTGCCGGCGGATATCTGCCAGGACCTGCCGATGGACTTCGACACGCTGGCCGGCTTCAAATCCGGCCTCGGCACCGCGGCGGTCATCGTGATGGACCGGTCGACCGATATCGTCGACGCGATCTGCCGCCTGTCGAAATTCTACATGCACGAGAGCTGCGGCCAGTGTACGCCGTGCCGCGAGGGCACCGGCTGGATGTGGCGCGTCATGACGCGGCTGGTGCGCGGCGACGCGGACATCGGCGAGATCGACATGCTGGAAGAGGTGACCTACCAGGTCGAGGGCCACACGATCTGCGCCCTCGGCGACGCGGCGGCTTGGCCGATCCAGGGCCTGATCCGGCATTTCCGGCCCGAACTGGAGCGCCGGATCCTCGAACGCAAGGTGGCGGCGTAA
- the nuoI gene encoding NADH-quinone oxidoreductase subunit NuoI, with the protein MLRAARTVLLWEIGVGLWKTLVYFFKPKVTINYPYEKGPLSPRFRGEHALRRYPNGEERCIACKLCEAICPAQAITIEAEPRADGSRRTTRYDIDMTKCIYCGFCEEACPVDAIVEGPNFEFAAETREELMYNKEKLLANGDRWESEIAQALAADAPYR; encoded by the coding sequence ATGCTGCGCGCGGCACGAACCGTCCTGCTCTGGGAGATCGGCGTCGGCCTGTGGAAGACTCTGGTCTACTTCTTCAAGCCCAAGGTGACGATCAACTATCCCTACGAGAAGGGGCCGCTCAGCCCGCGTTTCCGCGGCGAGCACGCCCTGCGCCGCTATCCGAACGGCGAGGAGCGCTGCATCGCCTGCAAGCTGTGCGAGGCGATCTGCCCGGCCCAGGCGATAACCATAGAGGCCGAGCCGCGGGCCGACGGCAGCCGCCGGACGACGCGCTACGACATCGACATGACGAAATGCATCTATTGCGGCTTCTGCGAGGAGGCCTGCCCGGTCGATGCCATCGTCGAGGGGCCGAATTTCGAATTCGCGGCCGAGACCCGCGAAGAGCTGATGTACAACAAGGAGAAATTGCTGGCGAACGGCGACCGTTGGGAAAGCGAAATTGCGCAGGCGCTCGCCGCCGACGCGCCCTACCGGTAG